The Oncorhynchus keta strain PuntledgeMale-10-30-2019 chromosome 17, Oket_V2, whole genome shotgun sequence genome has a window encoding:
- the LOC127908523 gene encoding uncharacterized protein LOC127908523, whose amino-acid sequence MATPLNDPTGQAGGSGSGAGQAGGSGSSAGQAGGSGSGAGQAGGSGSGAGQAGAPAERRQRDSLVRGAATGGSGAGQAGRSSSGAGQAGGSGSSAGQAGGSGSGAGQAGGSGSGAGQAGGSGQAGGSGSGAGQAGGSGSGAGQAGGSGSGAGQAERSGSGAGQAGAPAGRRLRDSLVRGAATGTTRLGRLSGGLVLGGA is encoded by the exons atggcaacccctctcaatgaccccactggacaggcgggaggctccggcagcggcgccggacaggcgggaggctccggcagcagcgccggacaggcgggaggctccggcagcggcgccggacaggcgggaggctccggcagcggcgccggacaggcgggagcacctgcagagaggagacagagagacagcctggtgcgtggagctgctacaggaggcagcggcgccggacaggcgggacgctccagcagcggcgccggacaggcgggaggctccggcagcagcgccggacaggcgggaggctccggcagtggcgccggacaggcgggaggctccggcagcggcgccggacag gcgggaggctccggacaggcgggaggctccggcagcggcgccggacaggcgggaggctccggcagcggcgccggacaggcgggaggctccggcagcggcgccggacaggcggaacgctccggcagcggcgccggacaggcgggagcacctgcagggaggagactgagagacagcctggtgcgtggggctgccacaggaactaccaggctggggagactttcaggaggcttggtgttaggaggagcctga